The following are encoded in a window of Chitinophagaceae bacterium genomic DNA:
- a CDS encoding S46 family peptidase, with protein sequence MKRILIAVVLSISVFKASADEGMWLPMLLGQQVYNDMVKRGLKLTKEQLYSINRSSLKDAIIIFGGGCTGEIVSSQGLIFTNHHCGYGAISAASTVEHNYLRDGFYAYNKDQELKSQLTVQFLDRIVDVTKEVEEGVKGLAWADRVKKLPEVYKSITDKVADKENGLTGRIYSMFKGNQYIMYVYKIYRDIRLVGAPPESVGKFGGDTDNWEWPRHTGDFSVFRVYTGKDGKPADYSKDNVPLKPKHFLPVSIKGFKDGDYAMIYGYPGSTNRYETSYGIKLKNEIENPALVGLRDMRLKYMYEQMIKDPAVKLKLADNYAGVANYWKFFDGETKQLVKFNTYGQKQDYENRFNAWAKGKPEYENILAEYAKNYAAWTPYSKHRQYINEGIVGSPLIAAAGGLISLEDKLLKNNTAAADIKKATDAATANRKGFLEHEDLPSDEKILAAVCMMFYNDVDKSQHPIGFYEGLKASYGDLKEEATYKKWAHDVFTKTLLLDDAKWNAFVANPDGAVLQADPAFAFASAFIKNYNTKYSPLYTAFVNKNNELGRSYMKGIMEMNPAAVNKMYPDANFSMRVSYGNVKSYRPRDAVFYDYVTTSKGILEKYKAGDYEFDLPAKQVELLKKKDFGQYIDKRTNDLVVGFITTNDITGGNSGSPVIDANGNLLGLAFDGNYEALSHKIAFDKDLNRTICVDVRYVLWCIDKLGGAKNIIDELKLVR encoded by the coding sequence ATGAAAAGGATTTTAATTGCTGTCGTGTTATCAATCAGCGTATTTAAAGCCAGTGCCGATGAAGGTATGTGGTTACCCATGTTGCTTGGCCAGCAGGTGTACAACGACATGGTGAAAAGAGGACTCAAACTCACCAAAGAACAACTTTATTCCATCAACAGATCGTCCTTAAAAGACGCCATCATCATTTTTGGCGGCGGCTGTACAGGTGAAATTGTAAGCAGCCAGGGATTGATATTCACCAACCACCACTGTGGGTATGGGGCCATATCAGCAGCCAGCACAGTGGAGCATAATTATTTAAGGGATGGATTTTATGCCTATAACAAGGACCAGGAATTAAAAAGCCAGCTAACCGTTCAGTTCCTCGACCGGATCGTGGACGTTACCAAAGAAGTAGAAGAAGGGGTGAAGGGCCTTGCCTGGGCTGACCGCGTTAAAAAACTGCCGGAGGTTTATAAATCCATCACCGATAAAGTGGCCGACAAAGAGAACGGGCTGACCGGGAGGATATACAGCATGTTCAAAGGAAACCAGTACATCATGTATGTGTACAAAATATACCGTGACATCCGCCTGGTAGGTGCACCACCAGAAAGTGTGGGCAAGTTTGGCGGCGATACCGACAACTGGGAATGGCCCCGTCATACCGGTGATTTTTCTGTCTTCCGGGTATATACCGGCAAAGATGGCAAGCCGGCCGATTACAGCAAAGACAATGTGCCCCTGAAGCCAAAACATTTTTTACCGGTAAGCATCAAAGGTTTTAAAGACGGCGATTATGCCATGATCTATGGTTATCCCGGCAGCACCAACCGCTATGAGACCAGCTACGGTATCAAACTGAAAAATGAAATTGAGAACCCTGCATTGGTTGGTTTGCGTGACATGCGCCTGAAGTACATGTACGAACAAATGATAAAAGACCCCGCCGTGAAATTAAAACTGGCAGATAACTATGCCGGCGTTGCCAACTACTGGAAATTCTTCGACGGCGAAACAAAACAACTGGTCAAGTTCAATACCTACGGGCAAAAGCAGGATTATGAGAACCGGTTCAATGCCTGGGCAAAGGGAAAACCCGAATATGAGAATATTCTGGCTGAGTATGCAAAGAACTATGCGGCCTGGACCCCTTACAGCAAACACCGCCAGTATATCAACGAAGGCATTGTTGGCTCCCCGCTGATCGCTGCTGCCGGCGGACTTATTTCTTTAGAAGATAAGCTGCTCAAGAACAATACAGCAGCTGCCGATATTAAAAAAGCAACCGATGCAGCCACCGCAAACCGCAAAGGCTTTTTAGAACATGAAGACCTTCCCAGTGATGAGAAGATACTGGCTGCTGTTTGCATGATGTTTTACAACGATGTGGATAAGAGCCAGCACCCCATTGGTTTTTACGAAGGACTTAAAGCCAGCTACGGCGACCTGAAAGAGGAAGCCACCTATAAGAAATGGGCGCATGACGTGTTTACAAAGACCCTGTTGCTCGACGACGCCAAATGGAATGCCTTTGTGGCAAACCCGGATGGCGCTGTGCTGCAGGCCGACCCGGCATTTGCCTTTGCATCGGCTTTTATTAAGAATTACAATACCAAGTATTCCCCCCTCTACACGGCGTTCGTTAACAAGAATAATGAACTGGGCCGCAGCTATATGAAGGGCATCATGGAAATGAACCCGGCTGCCGTGAACAAGATGTATCCCGATGCAAACTTCAGCATGCGGGTGAGTTATGGCAATGTAAAAAGTTACCGCCCCCGGGATGCGGTATTCTACGATTACGTGACCACCAGCAAGGGCATACTTGAAAAATACAAAGCAGGCGACTATGAATTTGACCTGCCTGCCAAACAGGTGGAGCTTTTGAAGAAAAAGGATTTTGGCCAGTATATCGACAAGCGTACCAATGACCTGGTTGTTGGTTTCATCACCACCAACGATATCACCGGCGGCAACTCCGGCTCCCCGGTCATTGATGCCAATGGTAATTTACTGGGACTTGCTTTTGACGGCAACTACGAAGCCCTCAGTCATAAGATCGCATTCGACAAAGACCTTAACCGCACCATTTGTGTGGACGTACGTTATGTGCTTTGGTGCATTGACAAACTGGGTGGTGCAAAGAATATTATTGATGAGTTGAAACTGGTGAGGTAA
- a CDS encoding rhodanese-like domain-containing protein, producing MINTLKKLLGIGPKTNYAELVRQGALIIDVRSRGEYAGGHIKGSVNIPVDKLRNNFGKLKDKNKPIITCCASGMRSASAKGLLKANGYGEVYNGGSWGSLKNKL from the coding sequence ATGATCAATACATTAAAAAAACTACTGGGCATTGGCCCGAAAACGAATTATGCCGAACTGGTAAGGCAGGGCGCCCTTATCATTGATGTACGAAGCAGGGGTGAATATGCCGGCGGGCACATTAAGGGTTCTGTCAACATTCCGGTTGATAAGCTCCGGAATAACTTCGGTAAACTGAAAGACAAGAACAAGCCAATCATCACCTGTTGTGCATCAGGTATGCGGAGCGCTTCGGCCAAAGGCCTGCTCAAGGCAAATGGTTACGGCGAAGTGTATAATGGCGGAAGCTGGGGAAGCCTGAAAAATAAACTGTAA
- a CDS encoding class IV adenylate cyclase, protein MPTLNIEFKATTRRLAELEALLQQYDPLYMGEDHQVDTYFNIPSGRLKLREGNIENALIHYEREDTAGAKASHVLLYHHKPDKALKDILIKTLGIKAVVDKRRKIYFIENVKFHFDTVDGLGTFVEVEAIDKDGTIGKEKLQIQCEKYASLFGIAAMDYCSGSYSDMILKKV, encoded by the coding sequence ATGCCAACCCTTAATATCGAATTTAAGGCAACTACCCGCCGGCTTGCAGAACTGGAAGCGCTGCTTCAGCAATACGATCCCTTATACATGGGAGAAGACCACCAGGTGGATACCTATTTCAATATTCCTTCCGGCCGTTTAAAACTACGGGAAGGTAATATTGAAAATGCACTGATCCATTACGAACGGGAAGATACAGCCGGTGCCAAAGCCAGTCATGTTCTATTGTATCATCACAAGCCCGATAAAGCATTAAAGGATATCCTCATCAAGACGCTGGGTATAAAAGCCGTGGTAGATAAACGGCGGAAGATCTATTTCATTGAGAATGTAAAATTCCATTTTGATACCGTGGATGGCCTGGGAACATTTGTGGAAGTGGAGGCCATTGATAAGGATGGAACGATCGGAAAAGAAAAGTTACAGATTCAATGTGAGAAATATGCTTCCTTGTTTGGCATTGCTGCGATGGATTATTGTTCGGGTTCCTATAGTGATATGATCTTGAAAAAAGTTTAA
- a CDS encoding GAF domain-containing protein, with protein sequence MAEDLTIIQGSKAEIYQSLIPQIKGLLYGEPDLIANLANVTAALKEQFGWLWVGFYLVKPSPAEVSEDKNELVLGPFQGPVACTRIKKGKGVCGAAWQKAETLIVDDVEKFPGHIACSSLSRSEIVVPVIRNNEVIAVLDVDSESLAQFDETDKKYLETIIEAIPFAPVP encoded by the coding sequence ATGGCAGAAGACTTAACGATCATACAGGGAAGCAAAGCCGAGATTTATCAATCACTCATCCCTCAAATAAAAGGGTTATTATACGGTGAACCCGATCTCATTGCCAACCTGGCCAATGTTACCGCAGCACTTAAAGAGCAGTTCGGCTGGCTATGGGTGGGATTTTACCTGGTGAAGCCTTCCCCCGCTGAAGTTTCGGAGGATAAAAACGAATTGGTGCTGGGACCCTTCCAGGGGCCGGTTGCCTGCACAAGAATAAAAAAGGGAAAAGGCGTTTGCGGAGCGGCCTGGCAAAAAGCAGAAACACTAATCGTTGATGACGTGGAAAAATTCCCCGGCCATATCGCCTGCAGCAGCTTATCCAGGTCCGAGATCGTGGTACCCGTCATCCGTAATAATGAAGTGATTGCTGTGCTGGATGTGGACAGTGAATCGCTGGCCCAATTTGACGAAACGGACAAAAAGTATTTAGAAACGATTATAGAAGCGATTCCTTTTGCCCCTGTCCCCTAA
- a CDS encoding DNA-3-methyladenine glycosylase 2 family protein, whose product MQHIAHLSKDKKLKKIIDQQKPHVLVKREKVYLHLCYSIMSQQLSTKVADVFHRRFLDLYNGKEPKAEQIVGTPFETLRGIGLSNAKANYVLNVCRFFIEEKITDAKLHKMSNEEVIKQLTQIKGVGQWTVEMVLMFTLGREDVFALDDLGIQQAICKLYKIDAEDKKAMKERMLAVSKKWSPYRTYACRYLWGWKDNVPPPPPPPAGGGTKSKKS is encoded by the coding sequence ATGCAGCATATTGCCCATCTTTCCAAAGACAAAAAATTAAAAAAGATCATCGACCAGCAGAAGCCTCATGTGCTGGTGAAAAGAGAAAAAGTGTACCTGCATCTCTGCTATTCCATCATGAGCCAGCAACTGAGCACCAAAGTTGCCGATGTATTCCACCGCCGGTTCCTTGACCTGTATAATGGCAAAGAACCAAAAGCGGAACAGATCGTGGGAACACCGTTTGAAACATTGCGGGGCATCGGTCTCAGCAATGCCAAGGCAAACTATGTACTGAATGTGTGCCGGTTTTTTATTGAAGAAAAGATCACCGATGCAAAGCTGCATAAGATGAGTAACGAAGAAGTGATAAAACAGCTTACGCAGATAAAAGGGGTGGGCCAGTGGACCGTGGAAATGGTACTCATGTTCACGTTAGGAAGAGAGGATGTTTTTGCCCTGGATGACCTGGGCATACAACAGGCCATATGCAAACTGTATAAGATCGATGCGGAGGATAAGAAAGCGATGAAGGAAAGGATGCTGGCTGTTTCAAAAAAATGGAGCCCGTATAGAACCTATGCCTGCAGGTATTTGTGGGGATGGAAGGATAATGTACCACCCCCTCCGCCTCCGCCAGCTGGCGGAGGAACTAAGAGTAAAAAAAGTTAA
- a CDS encoding fasciclin domain-containing protein — MKTTFNKLLFAVLAGSLISLSSCDKDDDPIVTTNTITDVVVNSANFSVLEEAVVKANLASTLSGAGPFTVFAPDNAAFASAGINSTTVASLSSTQLSDLLLYHTIGSKILAASVPAGPNAKVITAGGDSVFVTRNTSGVYVNGIKVAVADVNADNGVIHQLSKALNKPSGNIVATAQAPGSGLDSLVKAIVRANNGPGGDPTLIATLSSATLTVFAPTNAAFTQLLGALSLTDINNIPMPTLLAVLRYHVVGGRAFSSDLANGNLAMLAGGNTTINLTNGTGGGPTIKGNGNGTNLSNIVGTNLMCRNGVVHVIDRVLLP; from the coding sequence ATGAAAACGACATTCAACAAATTATTATTCGCTGTATTAGCGGGTTCATTGATCAGTTTATCATCCTGCGATAAAGACGATGATCCAATTGTAACCACCAATACCATCACCGATGTGGTGGTTAATTCAGCAAATTTCAGTGTATTGGAAGAAGCGGTAGTAAAGGCCAATTTAGCTTCCACATTAAGTGGAGCAGGCCCATTTACTGTATTTGCGCCCGATAACGCCGCTTTTGCAAGTGCAGGCATCAATTCAACCACTGTTGCATCCTTAAGTTCAACCCAGCTCAGCGATCTGTTATTATACCATACCATTGGTTCAAAAATTCTGGCTGCTTCGGTACCGGCTGGTCCTAATGCCAAAGTGATAACCGCCGGTGGCGATTCGGTTTTTGTTACCCGGAACACATCGGGAGTTTATGTAAATGGTATAAAAGTTGCCGTTGCTGATGTTAATGCCGACAATGGGGTTATTCACCAGTTATCAAAAGCATTAAACAAACCATCCGGCAATATTGTGGCAACTGCCCAGGCGCCCGGATCGGGTTTAGACTCACTGGTAAAAGCCATTGTAAGGGCTAATAACGGCCCCGGAGGAGATCCTACATTGATTGCTACATTAAGTTCGGCAACCCTTACCGTGTTTGCACCAACCAATGCAGCATTTACACAGCTTTTAGGCGCACTCAGCTTAACCGATATTAACAATATCCCGATGCCGACTTTGCTGGCGGTATTAAGGTACCATGTAGTTGGCGGCAGGGCTTTTTCTTCTGACCTGGCTAACGGTAACCTGGCCATGCTGGCGGGCGGCAATACTACCATTAATTTAACCAACGGCACAGGCGGAGGCCCAACGATCAAAGGGAATGGCAATGGCACCAACCTGTCGAATATTGTGGGCACTAACCTGATGTGCCGTAATGGCGTGGTGCATGTGATTGACAGGGTATTATTACCTTAA
- a CDS encoding cysteine--tRNA ligase — MSLKIYNTLSREKEEFKPITPGHVGMYVCGPTVYSDVHLGNCRTFISFDIIYRYLLYLGYKVRYVRNITDAGHLEGDRDEGDDKFSKIARLQQLEPMEIVQKYTLGFRHVMQLLNNLPPSIEPTATGHIAEQIEMTKQILANGYGYEVNGTIYFDVEKYNKEQPYGILTNRKMEDLLEGTRELGGQDEKKGRLDFALWIKAKPEHLMQWPSPWGMGFPGWHIECSAMSEKYLGKKFDIHGGGMDLAATHHTNEIAQSQACYHTSPANYWMHTNMLTVNGTRMSKSLGNGFLPEELFTGNHPLLEKAYPPVVVRFFMLQTHYRSTLDFSNEALQASEKGLKRLWDAYETLKKLAIDNKKLASDAELDAKVNKLVNEFDEFMNDDFNTAKVLGNMFELVPVINSIKDGLINADAVSPATLALLQQKFKAYLEDVFGLKNTASESGKLDEVMSLLVEIRKEARAKRDFATSDKIRNQLASIGISLKDEKGGEMSWDVN; from the coding sequence ATGTCTTTAAAAATATACAACACCCTTTCAAGAGAAAAAGAAGAGTTTAAACCCATCACTCCCGGCCATGTGGGCATGTATGTGTGCGGCCCCACGGTTTACAGTGATGTGCATTTGGGCAACTGCCGCACGTTCATATCATTTGATATCATTTACCGGTACCTGCTTTACCTGGGGTACAAAGTGCGCTATGTACGCAACATAACCGATGCGGGGCACCTGGAAGGCGACCGCGATGAGGGCGATGACAAGTTCAGCAAGATCGCCCGGCTTCAGCAGCTGGAGCCGATGGAGATCGTTCAGAAATATACGTTGGGTTTCCGCCATGTGATGCAGTTGCTCAACAACCTGCCGCCTTCCATTGAACCAACTGCTACCGGCCATATTGCAGAGCAGATAGAAATGACCAAACAGATACTTGCCAACGGGTATGGCTATGAAGTGAACGGCACCATTTATTTTGACGTGGAGAAATACAATAAGGAACAGCCCTATGGTATTCTCACCAACCGGAAAATGGAAGACCTGCTGGAAGGAACAAGGGAGCTGGGTGGCCAGGATGAAAAAAAAGGGCGGCTTGATTTTGCCTTGTGGATAAAAGCTAAGCCCGAACACCTCATGCAATGGCCAAGTCCCTGGGGCATGGGGTTCCCGGGCTGGCATATTGAATGCTCGGCCATGAGTGAAAAATACCTGGGAAAGAAATTTGACATACACGGCGGCGGCATGGACCTTGCTGCCACACACCACACCAACGAGATCGCACAGAGCCAGGCCTGCTACCATACCAGCCCCGCCAATTACTGGATGCATACGAACATGCTTACCGTGAACGGCACCCGGATGAGCAAATCGCTGGGCAACGGGTTTTTACCGGAAGAATTATTCACCGGCAACCACCCGCTTCTGGAAAAAGCATATCCACCGGTCGTGGTCCGGTTTTTCATGCTGCAAACGCATTACCGGAGCACACTTGATTTCAGTAATGAAGCATTGCAGGCATCAGAGAAAGGATTGAAGCGGTTGTGGGATGCGTATGAAACACTGAAAAAACTGGCCATTGACAATAAAAAACTGGCAAGCGATGCAGAGCTGGATGCCAAAGTGAATAAACTGGTGAATGAGTTTGATGAATTCATGAACGATGATTTTAACACAGCGAAGGTTTTAGGCAATATGTTTGAACTGGTGCCGGTGATCAATTCAATCAAGGACGGATTGATAAATGCGGATGCAGTTTCGCCGGCCACGCTGGCATTACTGCAACAGAAGTTCAAAGCATACCTGGAAGACGTGTTTGGTCTGAAGAATACTGCTTCTGAAAGCGGCAAGCTGGATGAGGTGATGAGCCTCCTGGTAGAAATAAGAAAAGAAGCCAGGGCGAAAAGGGATTTTGCCACCAGTGATAAGATCAGGAACCAGTTAGCCTCTATCGGGATCAGTCTGAAAGATGAAAAGGGCGGGGAGATGAGTTGGGATGTGAACTGA
- a CDS encoding endonuclease/exonuclease/phosphatase family protein, translating to MAKGFLRRQTKRIFIIANILAGVLFLLGSYSYLFSPAYFWPVGLLNLTAFYILLVLVAFIVFWLFVKPRRALISVVAILFAYKPINNILPFRLSPAQEKEKPAGTIRVMTWNVAQFNVLDDKKHPEVKKRMFDIINEYQPDIACFQEMVAEDSTIRDHGHMDEFLKKLSYPDYFYSYNVKEDFWGYAHFGIIIFSKYPVINKRTVSFYPHDYNSIFQYIDVVKGVDTIRVFNIHLQTLRFSRSNLKYIEEPTIGEEKTIKESKNILGKFKRGFLRRQVQAERIRAELEKSPYPVILSGDFNDLPNSYAYHTIGGTMKNSFVEKGTGLGRTFSGISPILRIDNIFVDDRFEVKQFIRIHKKLSDHFPIFADVQLGKK from the coding sequence ATGGCCAAAGGTTTTCTTCGCCGGCAGACAAAACGGATCTTCATCATTGCAAATATCCTTGCAGGGGTTCTTTTCCTGCTGGGAAGCTACAGCTATCTGTTCAGCCCGGCATATTTCTGGCCGGTGGGATTATTAAACCTGACCGCATTCTATATTTTACTGGTCCTTGTTGCTTTTATTGTTTTCTGGCTGTTTGTAAAACCCAGGCGGGCGCTCATTTCGGTGGTTGCCATCCTGTTTGCATACAAGCCCATCAACAACATACTGCCCTTCCGGCTCTCTCCTGCACAGGAAAAGGAAAAACCCGCAGGTACCATCCGGGTAATGACCTGGAACGTGGCCCAGTTCAATGTGCTGGATGATAAAAAACATCCTGAAGTAAAGAAGCGCATGTTTGACATCATCAACGAATACCAGCCCGATATTGCCTGCTTCCAGGAAATGGTTGCTGAAGACAGTACCATCAGGGACCATGGCCACATGGATGAGTTTTTGAAGAAACTCAGTTACCCGGATTATTTTTATTCCTACAATGTAAAAGAAGATTTTTGGGGATATGCCCATTTCGGTATCATCATCTTTTCAAAATATCCCGTCATCAATAAAAGAACGGTTTCTTTTTATCCCCATGATTATAATTCCATTTTTCAGTATATAGATGTTGTAAAGGGAGTCGATACGATCCGGGTATTCAATATCCACCTGCAGACCCTGCGGTTCAGCCGGTCTAACTTAAAGTATATTGAAGAACCGACCATCGGGGAGGAAAAAACGATCAAAGAATCAAAAAACATCCTGGGCAAATTCAAAAGAGGGTTCTTAAGAAGGCAGGTGCAGGCCGAGAGGATACGGGCTGAATTGGAAAAGAGCCCTTACCCGGTCATCTTAAGCGGCGACTTCAATGACCTTCCCAACAGCTATGCCTATCATACCATTGGCGGTACCATGAAGAACAGCTTTGTTGAAAAGGGCACAGGGCTGGGAAGGACCTTCAGCGGGATATCGCCCATATTGCGGATCGACAATATTTTTGTTGACGACCGGTTTGAAGTGAAACAGTTCATACGCATCCATAAAAAGCTGAGCGACCATTTCCCCATTTTTGCCGATGTGCAATTGGGCAAAAAATAA
- a CDS encoding rhomboid family intramembrane serine protease, with amino-acid sequence MGEADRYQEYKVKKQRFTLGQPDNALMWLFVLNTIFFLVLLVIKTAVAVNTNSDAAFYTDVVNWFQLPANMNKLVQRPWTVLTYMFSDVALLRILSNMLWLWAFGSVLQDLTGNRKLIPVYLYGGFTGALFFVATAYIVPSPAVADTWIIGANPAVLAVALAATIIAPGYRFFRHIMGGIPVWVLTVVYVAIDLVSVAGQPPVYTAAHIGGAFAGFLFVMLLRNKIDAGTWMNKLYHWFINLFNPNPGNKKQSVKEKVFYNTGNRSPYHKTSNITQQRVDEILDKISQKGYSHLTREEKDILKKASEE; translated from the coding sequence ATGGGAGAAGCAGACCGCTACCAGGAGTATAAAGTAAAAAAGCAGCGTTTTACGCTGGGCCAGCCGGATAATGCGCTGATGTGGCTCTTTGTGCTCAATACCATCTTTTTCCTGGTGCTGCTTGTAATTAAAACGGCCGTTGCGGTGAACACAAACTCCGATGCTGCTTTTTATACCGATGTGGTCAACTGGTTCCAGTTGCCGGCCAATATGAATAAACTGGTCCAACGGCCATGGACGGTACTGACCTATATGTTCAGTGATGTGGCTTTATTGCGGATCCTCAGCAATATGCTCTGGTTGTGGGCCTTTGGTTCTGTATTGCAGGACCTTACCGGCAACCGGAAACTCATCCCGGTCTATTTATACGGAGGTTTTACGGGAGCCCTGTTCTTTGTGGCCACCGCTTATATCGTCCCTTCCCCGGCAGTTGCTGATACCTGGATAATAGGTGCAAACCCCGCGGTATTGGCGGTGGCGCTTGCTGCAACCATCATCGCTCCCGGCTACCGTTTTTTCAGGCATATCATGGGTGGGATACCGGTTTGGGTGCTCACGGTTGTTTATGTTGCCATCGACCTGGTTTCCGTTGCCGGCCAGCCCCCGGTTTACACGGCAGCACATATAGGCGGGGCCTTTGCCGGGTTTTTGTTTGTAATGCTCCTGAGAAATAAGATCGATGCCGGCACCTGGATGAACAAACTCTACCATTGGTTCATCAACCTGTTCAATCCCAACCCGGGCAATAAAAAACAGTCGGTTAAAGAAAAGGTCTTTTACAATACCGGGAACAGGAGCCCCTATCATAAGACATCGAACATTACACAGCAGCGGGTTGATGAGATACTCGACAAAATAAGCCAGAAAGGATACAGCCACCTTACCAGGGAGGAAAAGGATATTTTAAAAAAGGCCAGCGAAGAATAG
- a CDS encoding rhomboid family intramembrane serine protease, translated as MAYNKYGSSFQRTTPVVLNLIIINVLVYFIQMMFDGPSPETILDQKITGKIALYPYQTPYFSPYQLVTHMFAHGGFAHLLFNMFALWMFGTMLERVWGPKRFFIFYFACGLAAGFAHLVLEFSPAVGASGAIMGLFAAFAYLFPNTELIIFPLPVPIKAKYAVAIMAAIDLFGGVSSTGSNIAHFAHLGGLAMGFILVLVWNKGNKKTFY; from the coding sequence ATGGCATATAACAAATACGGAAGCAGTTTTCAGCGCACAACACCGGTGGTGCTTAACCTGATCATCATCAATGTGCTGGTTTATTTTATACAGATGATGTTTGACGGCCCAAGCCCGGAAACCATACTGGACCAGAAGATAACCGGTAAGATCGCCCTTTATCCTTACCAGACACCTTACTTCAGCCCCTATCAATTGGTGACGCACATGTTTGCCCACGGAGGATTTGCTCATTTGCTTTTTAACATGTTTGCCCTCTGGATGTTTGGCACCATGCTGGAAAGGGTATGGGGGCCCAAACGGTTCTTCATTTTCTATTTTGCCTGCGGCCTTGCTGCCGGTTTTGCCCATCTGGTCCTTGAATTCTCTCCGGCAGTGGGTGCTTCCGGTGCCATCATGGGATTGTTTGCCGCGTTTGCATATCTTTTCCCAAACACCGAACTGATCATATTTCCTTTACCGGTACCCATAAAAGCAAAGTATGCTGTTGCCATCATGGCCGCCATTGACCTTTTTGGCGGCGTATCTTCCACCGGCAGCAACATTGCCCATTTTGCCCACCTGGGCGGACTGGCCATGGGGTTCATACTGGTGCTGGTATGGAACAAGGGTAATAAAAAAACTTTCTATTGA
- the rlmD gene encoding 23S rRNA (uracil(1939)-C(5))-methyltransferase RlmD, which produces MDDVNNRIRNTIRSFALENDLSFYDIRQHTGWLRNIIVRLCTTGELMVNICLNHDAEEDRKRLFDHLLQEVPEITTLLYTINPKWNDSIYDLEPRVYSGKGHVIEKLSTGTEEYRFKISAKSFFQTNTRQAEKLYRITRDFAGLTGKETVYDLYCGTGSIGIFVSGDAGKIIGVEAIAEAIEDAKENAALNNIGHAEFFAGDVTRICNDDFFATHGRPDLVRTDPPRAGMHEKLVNKLLEIAAPRIVYVSCNTATQARDLNLLAERYSVEKIQPVDMFPHTHHIECVVLLKLKPD; this is translated from the coding sequence ATGGATGATGTGAATAACCGCATCCGGAATACCATCCGGTCTTTTGCCCTGGAAAATGATCTTTCCTTTTACGATATACGGCAACATACGGGCTGGCTCCGCAACATCATCGTCCGCCTGTGTACAACCGGCGAACTGATGGTGAACATCTGCCTTAACCATGATGCCGAAGAAGACCGAAAAAGACTTTTCGATCACCTGTTGCAGGAAGTGCCGGAAATAACCACGCTGCTGTACACCATCAACCCCAAATGGAACGACAGCATTTACGACCTGGAGCCCCGGGTATATTCCGGCAAAGGCCATGTCATTGAAAAACTGTCAACGGGCACGGAAGAATACCGGTTTAAGATCTCTGCGAAGTCATTTTTTCAAACCAATACCCGGCAGGCGGAAAAATTATACCGCATCACCCGCGACTTTGCGGGGCTTACCGGCAAGGAGACGGTTTACGACCTGTATTGCGGCACCGGGAGCATCGGCATATTTGTAAGCGGGGATGCCGGAAAGATAATTGGTGTGGAAGCAATAGCGGAGGCCATCGAGGACGCCAAAGAAAATGCGGCATTGAATAACATAGGCCACGCCGAATTTTTTGCAGGCGATGTGACCAGAATATGCAACGATGATTTTTTTGCCACACACGGCAGGCCCGATCTGGTGAGAACCGATCCGCCCCGTGCCGGCATGCACGAGAAGCTGGTCAATAAGCTGCTGGAGATCGCAGCGCCCAGGATCGTGTATGTAAGCTGCAACACCGCCACGCAGGCCAGGGACCTGAACCTGCTGGCAGAAAGATACAGCGTGGAAAAGATCCAGCCGGTGGATATGTTCCCACACACACACCATATTGAATGTGTGGTGCTGCTGAAATTGAAACCCGATTAA